The Euphorbia lathyris chromosome 8, ddEupLath1.1, whole genome shotgun sequence genome has a window encoding:
- the LOC136203792 gene encoding cocosin 1-like isoform X2, with the protein MLIDWITSFKIFFLGGLTNILAGFSSKFITKAFNVTHELATKLQRQIDLRGSTEYMTGGGFHLSSSPTTPPCPKQERKGPYNVNDESLCNINTRIAKISDPSMADLFIPGVGQLTTIDVHQLPILESSQLNVTYTLLLKDVMRLPHWENGYSAI; encoded by the exons ATGTTGATCGACTGGATTACATCGTTCAAg ATATTCTTCCTAGGAGGTCTCACAAATATCTTAGCCGGATTTTCTTCAAAGTTTATCACTAAAGCTTTCAACGTTACTCATGAGTTGGCTACGaaacttcaaaggcagattGACCTTAGGGGTAGCACCGAATATATGACTGGTGGTGGATTTCATTTATCCAGTTCACCAACTACTCCACCATGTCCAAAACAAGAGCGAAAAGGTCCCTACAATGTCAATGATGAGTCTTTATGCAATATTAACACGAGGATAGCAAAAATCTCTGATCCTTCAATGGCAGATCTTTTCATCCCAGGAGTTGGGCAATTGACAACCATCGACGTCCACCAACTCCCTATTCTTGAGTCGAGCCAACTCAATGTTACTTACACCCTTCTTCTAAAG GATGTTATGAGATTACCCCATTGGGAAAATGGTTATAGCGCAATTTAG
- the LOC136203792 gene encoding 12S seed storage protein CRC-like isoform X1, whose translation MFFSRAGETFFINNDGNESLIIVGISRISNTDPFRIFFLGGLTNILAGFSSKFITKAFNVTHELATKLQRQIDLRGSTEYMTGGGFHLSSSPTTPPCPKQERKGPYNVNDESLCNINTRIAKISDPSMADLFIPGVGQLTTIDVHQLPILESSQLNVTYTLLLKDVMRLPHWENGYSAI comes from the exons ATGTTTTTTTCTCGTGCTGGAGAAACCTTTTTTATCAATAATGATGGAAATGAGAGTTTGATTATCGTTGGTATCTCTCGCATCTCCAACACTGACCCTTTCCGA ATATTCTTCCTAGGAGGTCTCACAAATATCTTAGCCGGATTTTCTTCAAAGTTTATCACTAAAGCTTTCAACGTTACTCATGAGTTGGCTACGaaacttcaaaggcagattGACCTTAGGGGTAGCACCGAATATATGACTGGTGGTGGATTTCATTTATCCAGTTCACCAACTACTCCACCATGTCCAAAACAAGAGCGAAAAGGTCCCTACAATGTCAATGATGAGTCTTTATGCAATATTAACACGAGGATAGCAAAAATCTCTGATCCTTCAATGGCAGATCTTTTCATCCCAGGAGTTGGGCAATTGACAACCATCGACGTCCACCAACTCCCTATTCTTGAGTCGAGCCAACTCAATGTTACTTACACCCTTCTTCTAAAG GATGTTATGAGATTACCCCATTGGGAAAATGGTTATAGCGCAATTTAG